DNA from Krasilnikovia cinnamomea:
AGTGCGAGGCCGACCAGCCCGCGTACACGATGACCCCGGTCGTGGACGGCCTCACCGCCGCCACCATCGGCGGCACCATGACCGCCCTGCACGCCGACCTTATCCAGCACGAGAGTCTGGGTACGGCCGAAGGCGTGGCCGGGCAGCGCTTCACGGTGTCCCGTACCCCGGTGTTGCGGGCCGGGGTGGACGCGGAGCTGGAGGTCAGCTCGGACGACGGCTGGCAGGCCTGGACCCGGGTGGACACCTTCGCCGACAGCGGCCCGGACGACCGGCACTTCCTGCTCGACGGCGCGACCGGCACGGTCGCGTTCGGGCCGGCGCTGCGCACCGAGGACGGAGGCATCCGCCAGTACGGCGCGATCCCGGAGGCCGGGGCGGCGATCCGGATGCGCCGGTACTGCGTCGGCGGCGGCGCCCGCGGCAACGTCGGCCCCGGCGCCATCCGCACCCTCAAGTCGTCCATCCCGTTCGTCGCCGGGGTGGAGAACCTGCGCCGCGCTCAGCACGGCGCCGACGGGGAGAGCATCGAGCAGGCCAAGGCGCGCGGGCCCATTCTGCTGCGCTCACGCAGCCGGGCCGTGACCGTGGAGGACTTCGAGACCATCAGCTGCGAGGCCGCGCCCGAGGTGGCGCGGGTACGCTGCCTGGCCGCGGGCGCCGACGGCGTGGAGCCGGGCTCGGTGAAGGTGCTGGTCGTGCCGACCGTCGCCGACGACAACGGCCGCCTGCGCCTCGGCGACCTGGTGCCCTCCGACGACACGCTGCGCCGGGTCGCCGAGCGCCTCGACGCGGTACGCCTCATCGGCACCCGCGTCGTCGTGGAACCCCCGATGTACCGGGGCATCACGGTCGTGGCGCAGCTGGTCTCGAAACCCCGCGCCCGGGCGGAGAAGGTGCAGGCCGCGGCCGCCGAGGCGCTGTACCGGTTCCTCAACCCGCTGACCGGCGGACCGGACGGCACCGGATGGCCGTTCGGCCGGGCCGTCCACGCGGGCGAGGTGTTCGGGGTGCTGCAACGCGTCGACGGGGTCGAACTGGTCGACGACGTGCGGCTGTTCAGCGCCAACCCGGTCACCGGGGAGCGCGGCCAGCCCGCGGGCAAGGTCGAGCTGCCCGCCAACAGCCTGGTCTTCTCGTACGAGCACCAGGTCCGGGTGACGGCGCGGTGAGGGGGACCGTGCCGGGGCTGGGCACCCCGTACCCGCTGCACACCCTGCTGCCGGCGGTCTACCAGGAGGAGGACCCGTTCGTCGTCCGGTTCACCGGCGGGCTCGACGACGTGCTCGCGCCGGTGATCTCCACGCTCGACAACCTCGACGCCTACGTCGATCCGCTGCTGGCCCCGGAGGACTTCCTCGCCTGGCTGGCCGGCTGGGTCGGGGTGACGGTCAACGACAACGCGCCGCTGCCCCTGCACCGGGCCACGGTCGCGCGGGCCGCCGAACTGCACCGGCTGCGCGGCACGGTCGCCGGGCTGCGCGCCGCCCTGGAACTGCTGACCGGCGGGGACGTCGAGATCACCGACAGCGGCGGCGTCACCTGGTCGGACACCCCCGGCACGGCCGCACCCGGCGACCCACACCCATGGGTACGGGTCCACGTCCGCGTCCCGGCCGAGCTGGGCTGGTCGCCGGACGCCCTGCACGCGGCCGTCGAGGCGGCCGTCGTGGCCGCCAAGCCCGCACACGTTCAGCACGTCGTGGAGGTGACCATCCGATGATCGTCTGCAAGAACTGCGGGTACCGCAACGCCGGGTCCGACTCGTTCTGCGGCTCCTGCGGCGCGTTCCTGGAGTGGACCGGGGAGCGGGTCGAGCCGCCGAAGCCCGCACCCAGACCCGAGCCCGAGGCCGAGCCGGAGCCCGCCAAGCGGGGCCTGCTGTCCCGGGTGCAGTCCATGCTGTACGCCGACGTCGGGAACCG
Protein-coding regions in this window:
- a CDS encoding phage tail protein, whose amino-acid sequence is MRGTVPGLGTPYPLHTLLPAVYQEEDPFVVRFTGGLDDVLAPVISTLDNLDAYVDPLLAPEDFLAWLAGWVGVTVNDNAPLPLHRATVARAAELHRLRGTVAGLRAALELLTGGDVEITDSGGVTWSDTPGTAAPGDPHPWVRVHVRVPAELGWSPDALHAAVEAAVVAAKPAHVQHVVEVTIR
- a CDS encoding putative baseplate assembly protein, whose protein sequence is MALPTPDLDDRRFQDLVNDAKRMVMQRCPEWTDHNVSDPGVTLIETFAFMTDQLLFRLNRVPDRLYLKFLDLIGLQLVPPVPAEAPVTFWLSAPATAPLTIAAGTQAGTPRTETSESITFATVEDLPIVPVALTHVLTLGAGAEAFIDCTEALTQSQPFGVFGERPAPGDAVYLGLSDAAPRCAIRLDFRGHLDGVGVDPLQPPLAWEAYDGREWVPCQVGDDATGGLNRSGAITLHLPVDHQPTVVGGLRGGWLRARVTECEADQPAYTMTPVVDGLTAATIGGTMTALHADLIQHESLGTAEGVAGQRFTVSRTPVLRAGVDAELEVSSDDGWQAWTRVDTFADSGPDDRHFLLDGATGTVAFGPALRTEDGGIRQYGAIPEAGAAIRMRRYCVGGGARGNVGPGAIRTLKSSIPFVAGVENLRRAQHGADGESIEQAKARGPILLRSRSRAVTVEDFETISCEAAPEVARVRCLAAGADGVEPGSVKVLVVPTVADDNGRLRLGDLVPSDDTLRRVAERLDAVRLIGTRVVVEPPMYRGITVVAQLVSKPRARAEKVQAAAAEALYRFLNPLTGGPDGTGWPFGRAVHAGEVFGVLQRVDGVELVDDVRLFSANPVTGERGQPAGKVELPANSLVFSYEHQVRVTAR